In Pseudobacter ginsenosidimutans, the following are encoded in one genomic region:
- a CDS encoding TetR/AcrR family transcriptional regulator encodes MGITERRLRQRDEVRSSILATAWRIVTEEGWQSLSIRKIADAIEYSVPVIYDHFGSKEDILLEFARDGFRLLTKKMDQARNKHTAPADQIKAMADAYWNFAFRNKEYYQVMFDLGIPCIEQEKCLPEKVGFRELMIQPINAILGKNASEDNACLKSHTFWSILHGLISIKMMRTSDMCDELNKMVLDDAINGFIKNLAP; translated from the coding sequence ATGGGCATAACAGAAAGACGGCTGCGGCAGCGTGACGAGGTGCGCTCAAGCATTCTGGCTACCGCATGGAGGATCGTAACGGAAGAGGGATGGCAATCACTCTCCATCCGTAAAATCGCCGACGCCATCGAGTACAGTGTGCCGGTCATCTATGATCACTTTGGCAGCAAGGAAGATATCCTGTTAGAGTTTGCACGGGATGGATTCAGACTGCTGACAAAGAAAATGGACCAGGCCAGGAACAAACATACCGCTCCTGCCGACCAGATCAAAGCAATGGCAGACGCCTATTGGAATTTCGCGTTCCGCAATAAGGAATACTACCAGGTGATGTTCGATCTCGGCATCCCCTGCATCGAGCAGGAAAAATGCCTTCCCGAGAAAGTGGGCTTCAGGGAACTGATGATACAACCCATCAATGCCATCCTCGGAAAGAATGCGAGTGAAGACAATGCCTGTCTCAAAAGTCATACGTTCTGGTCCATCCTGCATGGGCTCATCTCTATCAAAATGATGCGCACTTCAGATATGTGCGATGAACTGAATAAAATGGTTTTGGATGATGCCATCAACGGCTTCATCAAAAACCTGGCTCCTTAA
- a CDS encoding efflux RND transporter permease subunit, with product MFKKFIERPVLSTVVSIILVLLGIISLTTLPVTQFPDIAPPSVTVTANYPGANAEVVARAVATPIEEAVNGVENMTYMTSNSNNDGSMTLSVFFKLGTDPDLAAVNVQNRVSKAVSLLPAEVVTAGISTQKQQNSMIMVPALYSTDSLFDETFLQNYARINLIPEIQRVPGVGQAMSFGSKDYAMRIWLKPDRLAANNLSPQDVLRAIQEQNMEAAPGRFGQNSTESFEYVLKYKGKGNHGEDYENMVLKASADGSILRLKDVARVEFGSFNYTVDNKWGGNPAIGIAIFQTAGSNANEIQIAINDVLKKNAELFPKGVHYMNMYSTKEYLDESIDQVKHTLIEAFILVFIVVFIFLQDFRSTLIPAIAVPVAIIGTFFFMQLFGFSINLLTLFALVLAIGIVVDDAIVVVEAVHTKMEHSRLPAREATIKSMQEISGAIISITLVMAAVFIPVGFMQGPAGVFYRQFAFTLAIAILISAVNALTLSPALSALFLKNPHLNDEHGHAPKKGFTQRFFTGFNRGFNAMTDRYGRSVKFLAKFKWIAITGLLLVTGATYWMAKTTPTGFIPAEDQGFILYNVTLPAGSSLDRTKEVITKAEGIISKMESVEAYFSVTGFNLLSNSASSNYAIGFVRLKKFADRGAVKKLADNMGALQGALGAIKEASIFTFAFPTVQGFGNVEGFEFILQDRNNGPVDKLGGMAWAFAGELMKRPEIAMAFTTFNAGNPQYMVDINEAKAKQIGVSVSDILNTMQVMYGSTFASDFNRFGKFYRVVVQADVEYRTNPESLGNMYIKNSYGEMVPLNTVVTLRKTYGPETVTRNNLFNAVTINGMPNPGYSTGDAIKAVDEVAAKFLPRGFKHEWTGMSKEEIAAGGQSGVIFLLCVIFVYFLLAAQYESYLLPFAVILSIPFGIFGVFLFIKLVGIDNNIYVQVGLIMLIGLLAKNAILIVEYAVQRRRTGMSRLDAALEAAKLRLRPILMTSFAFIVGITPLMRATGSSAQGNRSISFGAAGGMLTGVLLGVFIVPVLYIIFQYLQEKVSRKKEEKEVFVAE from the coding sequence ATGTTTAAGAAATTCATTGAACGACCGGTACTATCAACGGTTGTATCCATCATACTGGTGCTGCTGGGGATCATCTCACTGACCACCCTGCCGGTAACACAGTTCCCGGACATCGCACCGCCCAGTGTTACCGTTACTGCCAACTATCCCGGCGCCAATGCCGAAGTGGTAGCGCGGGCAGTGGCCACTCCTATCGAAGAAGCCGTCAACGGCGTGGAGAACATGACCTACATGACCTCCAACTCCAACAACGACGGTTCCATGACGCTCTCCGTTTTCTTCAAGCTGGGCACTGACCCAGACCTTGCAGCGGTGAACGTTCAAAACCGTGTGTCCAAGGCCGTGAGTCTCCTGCCTGCTGAAGTGGTTACCGCCGGTATCAGCACCCAGAAGCAACAGAACTCCATGATCATGGTGCCGGCCCTCTACTCTACCGATAGTCTCTTCGACGAGACCTTCCTCCAGAACTATGCCCGCATCAACCTGATCCCCGAGATTCAGCGTGTGCCAGGCGTAGGACAGGCCATGAGCTTCGGTTCCAAAGACTACGCCATGCGGATCTGGCTGAAACCCGACAGGCTCGCAGCCAATAATCTCTCTCCCCAGGATGTGCTCCGCGCCATCCAGGAACAGAATATGGAAGCAGCTCCCGGCCGATTCGGACAGAACAGTACTGAAAGTTTCGAATACGTACTCAAATACAAAGGCAAGGGCAATCATGGCGAAGACTATGAGAACATGGTGCTGAAAGCCAGTGCAGACGGCTCTATCCTGAGATTGAAAGATGTGGCCCGTGTAGAATTCGGATCATTCAATTACACCGTTGATAATAAATGGGGCGGCAATCCCGCCATTGGTATCGCTATCTTCCAGACCGCCGGTTCCAATGCCAACGAGATCCAGATCGCCATCAACGATGTATTGAAAAAGAATGCCGAGCTCTTCCCCAAAGGAGTGCATTACATGAACATGTACTCTACCAAAGAGTACCTGGATGAATCCATCGATCAGGTAAAACATACTTTGATCGAAGCCTTTATCCTCGTGTTCATCGTGGTGTTCATCTTCCTGCAGGATTTCCGCTCCACGCTGATCCCTGCCATCGCAGTGCCGGTGGCCATTATCGGTACTTTCTTCTTCATGCAGCTCTTTGGTTTCAGCATCAACCTGCTGACGCTTTTCGCACTCGTGCTCGCCATCGGTATCGTGGTGGATGATGCCATCGTGGTGGTGGAAGCGGTGCACACGAAGATGGAACATAGCAGATTGCCGGCGCGTGAAGCCACTATCAAATCGATGCAGGAGATCTCCGGCGCCATCATATCTATCACGCTCGTGATGGCTGCAGTATTCATTCCCGTTGGTTTCATGCAGGGCCCTGCCGGCGTGTTCTACAGGCAGTTCGCCTTCACGCTTGCCATCGCCATCCTGATCTCTGCGGTGAACGCGTTGACGCTGAGCCCTGCGCTCTCTGCGCTCTTCCTGAAGAACCCGCATCTGAATGACGAGCATGGTCATGCGCCGAAGAAAGGATTCACCCAGCGCTTCTTCACCGGTTTCAATCGCGGCTTCAATGCCATGACGGACCGCTACGGACGCAGTGTGAAATTCCTGGCAAAATTCAAATGGATCGCCATCACCGGCCTGCTGCTGGTAACAGGCGCCACCTACTGGATGGCCAAGACAACACCAACAGGCTTTATCCCTGCAGAAGACCAGGGGTTCATCCTTTACAACGTTACACTGCCGGCAGGTTCATCACTGGACCGTACCAAGGAAGTGATCACGAAAGCCGAAGGTATCATCAGCAAGATGGAGTCCGTTGAAGCCTATTTCAGCGTTACCGGCTTCAACCTGCTGAGCAACTCCGCCAGCTCCAACTACGCTATCGGATTTGTGAGACTGAAGAAGTTTGCAGACCGCGGAGCCGTGAAGAAACTCGCGGATAATATGGGAGCATTGCAGGGTGCGCTGGGCGCCATCAAGGAAGCCAGCATCTTCACCTTCGCCTTCCCCACCGTACAGGGCTTCGGTAACGTGGAAGGTTTCGAGTTCATTTTGCAGGACCGTAACAACGGACCCGTTGACAAACTCGGCGGCATGGCCTGGGCCTTTGCAGGCGAGCTGATGAAGCGTCCTGAGATCGCGATGGCCTTCACCACCTTCAATGCCGGTAACCCGCAATACATGGTGGACATCAATGAAGCCAAAGCAAAACAGATAGGCGTTTCCGTTAGTGATATCCTCAATACCATGCAGGTGATGTACGGCAGTACTTTCGCATCCGACTTCAACCGCTTCGGTAAATTCTACCGTGTAGTGGTGCAGGCCGATGTGGAGTACCGCACCAATCCTGAATCACTGGGCAATATGTATATCAAGAACAGCTATGGAGAAATGGTGCCGCTGAATACAGTGGTAACACTCCGGAAAACATACGGCCCTGAAACAGTAACACGCAACAACCTTTTCAATGCCGTTACCATCAACGGTATGCCGAATCCCGGGTACAGTACCGGTGATGCCATCAAGGCGGTGGATGAAGTGGCAGCAAAATTCCTGCCCCGCGGATTCAAACACGAGTGGACAGGTATGAGTAAAGAAGAGATCGCCGCAGGCGGACAATCAGGAGTGATCTTCCTCCTCTGCGTGATCTTCGTATACTTCCTGCTGGCAGCGCAATACGAAAGCTACCTGCTTCCATTTGCCGTTATCCTGAGTATTCCCTTCGGGATCTTTGGAGTGTTCCTCTTCATCAAACTGGTAGGTATCGATAACAATATCTATGTACAGGTAGGATTGATCATGCTGATCGGTCTGCTGGCGAAGAACGCCATCCTGATTGTGGAATATGCGGTACAGCGGAGACGAACTGGTATGAGCAGGCTGGATGCCGCACTGGAAGCGGCAAAGCTGCGCTTACGCCCCATCCTCATGACCTCCTTCGCCTTCATTGTGGGTATCACCCCGCTGATGCGCGCAACAGGATCATCTGCACAGGGTAACCGGAGTATCAGCTTCGGCGCCGCAGGCGGTATGCTTACCGGTGTACTCCTGGGCGTATTCATCGTACCGGTACTGTACATTATTTTCCAGTACCTCCAGGAAAAAGTATCCAGGAAGAAAGAAGAGAAAGAAGTGTTTGTTGCTGAATAA
- a CDS encoding GntR family transcriptional regulator, translated as MDKLEIDHQSALPLHAQVEDLLRRLIAKPEYQNGKLLPNEINMAKKLGVSRSTVRQATNKLVYERLLVRKKGVGTSVARNNISTKLDKWSSFTHEMDEKGMTFRNYSIKVSNVVPDKEIQQLFKLAPGATVLKMERVKGLDGEPIVHFISYFHPRTGLTTDDDFNKPLYEMLENDHHIVASVSKEGISAILADKRISKLLAVEPGAPILFRKRVVCDAGDRPIEYNLGHYRADRFTYTIDIERH; from the coding sequence ATGGATAAGTTGGAAATTGATCATCAGAGTGCGCTTCCTTTACATGCCCAGGTGGAAGATCTGCTGCGTAGGCTGATTGCCAAGCCCGAGTACCAGAATGGCAAACTTTTACCCAACGAGATCAATATGGCCAAGAAGCTGGGCGTAAGCCGCAGCACCGTTCGCCAGGCCACCAATAAGCTGGTATATGAACGTTTACTGGTGAGAAAGAAAGGAGTAGGTACTTCCGTTGCCCGCAACAATATTTCCACCAAGCTCGACAAATGGAGCAGCTTCACACACGAAATGGACGAGAAGGGAATGACCTTCCGCAACTACAGTATCAAGGTCTCCAATGTAGTTCCGGACAAAGAGATCCAGCAACTGTTCAAACTCGCTCCGGGCGCTACTGTACTGAAGATGGAGCGTGTGAAGGGGCTCGACGGCGAACCTATTGTCCACTTCATTTCCTATTTCCATCCCCGTACCGGTCTTACCACAGACGACGATTTCAACAAACCATTATACGAGATGCTGGAGAACGATCATCATATTGTGGCCTCCGTATCCAAGGAAGGGATCAGCGCTATCCTTGCCGACAAACGGATCAGCAAGCTGCTGGCCGTTGAACCCGGCGCGCCCATCCTCTTCCGTAAACGTGTGGTATGTGATGCAGGCGACCGTCCCATCGAATATAATCTCGGCCATTACAGGGCCGACAGGTTCACGTATACTATCGACATAGAACGTCACTAA
- a CDS encoding efflux transporter outer membrane subunit → MTTINTKLYKSIAVALAFAGFLSACKVGKNYQRPELPLPQQFIAADSANAVSYADTSSIADIQWKEFFTDPALQGLISKGITYNNNLQAAIKRMDQAQQQVRQAKLLQLPDVNLQIQGSINRPSDNSLNGLSVGTFLGKSYVENYVTSLNFSWEADIWGKIRRQQEVTIASYLQQQEAVKAVQTQLISDIAQGYYNLLMLDKQLEITKNNLLLNDSLVLATRALRDGGSVTTLAVQQVESQRQATALLIPQLEESIVLQENALQLLTGQNPGTIEGRSTLSQQTLREQLSAGLPIAMVSRRPDVRSSEMALTVANARVGLQQANMYPALNITAGGGLESFKASNWWSVPNSLFGLATGTLLQPIFNRRNLKTNYEVAKSQRDEAVANFRQSVLQATSEVSNALTRTVKLKEQRVIADAQVDTLRSAVQNAQLLFKSDMANYLEVITAQTNALQAELNVATIQRSQLGVVVELYRSLGGGYK, encoded by the coding sequence ATGACAACCATCAACACCAAATTATATAAAAGCATTGCTGTGGCGCTGGCCTTTGCAGGATTCCTATCTGCCTGCAAAGTGGGCAAGAACTATCAGCGTCCTGAACTGCCTTTGCCGCAACAGTTCATTGCTGCGGACTCCGCTAATGCAGTGAGCTATGCAGATACCAGCAGCATTGCGGATATACAATGGAAAGAATTCTTTACTGATCCGGCCCTTCAGGGCCTGATCAGTAAAGGCATCACGTATAACAATAACCTGCAGGCCGCCATCAAAAGAATGGATCAGGCCCAACAACAGGTAAGACAGGCGAAGCTGCTTCAGCTACCGGATGTGAACCTTCAGATCCAGGGAAGCATCAACCGTCCGTCTGACAATAGTTTGAACGGCCTCAGCGTAGGCACATTCCTCGGCAAATCTTATGTGGAGAATTATGTGACATCGCTGAACTTCAGCTGGGAAGCCGATATCTGGGGAAAGATCCGCCGTCAGCAGGAAGTGACCATCGCTTCTTACCTGCAGCAACAGGAAGCAGTGAAAGCTGTTCAGACACAACTCATTTCGGATATTGCTCAGGGTTATTATAATCTCCTGATGCTGGATAAGCAGCTCGAGATCACGAAGAACAATCTTTTGCTGAACGACAGCCTGGTGCTGGCCACCCGCGCACTCCGCGATGGCGGCTCCGTTACCACACTGGCCGTTCAGCAGGTGGAATCACAAAGGCAGGCCACTGCCCTGCTGATCCCGCAACTGGAAGAGAGCATCGTATTGCAGGAAAATGCATTGCAGTTATTAACCGGACAAAATCCCGGCACCATCGAAGGCAGAAGCACGCTGAGCCAGCAAACACTGCGCGAACAATTGTCTGCCGGTCTTCCCATTGCCATGGTAAGTCGCAGGCCCGATGTTCGCAGCAGCGAAATGGCTCTCACCGTTGCGAATGCACGTGTGGGATTGCAGCAGGCAAATATGTATCCTGCGCTCAATATCACAGCAGGTGGCGGTCTTGAATCATTCAAGGCCAGCAACTGGTGGAGTGTTCCCAATTCATTGTTTGGACTGGCAACAGGAACCCTTTTGCAGCCTATCTTCAATCGCCGCAATCTCAAGACCAACTATGAGGTGGCTAAATCACAGCGTGATGAAGCAGTAGCTAATTTCCGTCAGAGTGTATTGCAGGCCACTTCAGAAGTGAGCAATGCACTTACCCGGACTGTGAAACTCAAAGAACAGCGTGTGATTGCCGATGCACAGGTAGACACATTGCGTTCCGCTGTGCAGAATGCACAGTTGCTGTTCAAATCAGACATGGCGAATTATCTTGAAGTGATCACCGCGCAGACCAATGCACTGCAGGCAGAGCTTAATGTAGCCACCATCCAGCGCAGCCAGCTCGGCGTTGTTGTTGAGCTCTACCGTTCACTGGGCGGGGGTTACAAATAA
- a CDS encoding YceI family protein: MKKLLFVLLGGSVFLTSCVDNPEGKKAETTDSVSTTQPVAGAGLAVDPAASSIAWLGNKVTGKHNGTIKISGGTLNVQDGKLTGGKFTIDMNSLSNLDITDTAYKAKLEGHLKSPDFFDVAKYPEANFEITSVTDSGSNKLKISGNLTLKGISKNITFDADVVESTPTSFKAKADFNINRHDWGITYPGQKDDAISQEINLKVDLQAKA; this comes from the coding sequence ATGAAAAAACTTCTCTTTGTGCTGTTAGGCGGATCTGTATTCCTGACAAGCTGCGTTGACAACCCTGAAGGAAAAAAGGCTGAAACCACAGACAGCGTTTCAACCACTCAACCTGTTGCCGGTGCAGGTCTGGCTGTTGATCCTGCTGCGAGCAGCATCGCCTGGCTGGGTAACAAGGTAACGGGCAAGCACAATGGTACTATCAAGATCTCCGGTGGCACCCTGAATGTGCAGGACGGAAAACTGACTGGCGGCAAATTCACTATCGACATGAATTCTCTGTCGAATCTGGACATCACAGACACTGCTTACAAGGCTAAGCTGGAAGGTCACCTGAAGTCCCCCGACTTCTTCGATGTAGCAAAATATCCCGAAGCAAATTTCGAGATCACTTCTGTTACTGATTCCGGTTCCAACAAGCTGAAGATCTCTGGTAACCTCACACTGAAAGGTATCAGCAAGAACATCACATTCGATGCTGATGTTGTTGAAAGCACTCCAACTTCTTTCAAAGCGAAAGCTGATTTCAATATCAATCGTCACGACTGGGGCATTACCTATCCTGGTCAGAAAGACGATGCCATCAGCCAGGAGATCAACCTGAAAGTTGACCTGCAGGCGAAAGCATAA
- a CDS encoding phosphotransferase enzyme family protein: MTIFPTHYSTLSAPALGTFIEQRYGISAVQCRYKLRGVSDTYHVQSEAGEFILKIFRSKHRNQEELLGEIALLEYLTENEIQVASPVSDLSGNTLQSFQAIEGIRHGILYQFAPGSPIIEQNDEQIIQSAQYLARLHQKTEKLVLSYNRQAYTINTLLHEPLHAIRPAYAYFNLMDIYHQLETTAAKQLETLDKLNTSTFSTGYCHYDFMPKNWHHNQQGTITLFDFDFAGYGWLLNDIASYGIYLSLLSPHKDDAQRRLLLFIDAYTKIRALHPDELKALPQLGFLFILFYLKYQYENFEDHTNVYFGPRFLRERMKQIEYYLSFTEGLF, from the coding sequence ATGACCATCTTCCCAACCCACTACTCTACCCTTTCCGCTCCTGCACTCGGCACATTTATCGAACAGCGGTATGGCATTTCAGCTGTGCAATGCCGTTATAAACTGCGCGGGGTTAGCGACACCTACCATGTTCAATCGGAGGCAGGAGAATTTATCCTGAAGATCTTTCGTTCCAAGCACAGGAACCAGGAAGAATTGCTGGGGGAAATAGCATTGCTGGAATATCTCACAGAAAACGAGATTCAGGTGGCCTCTCCGGTAAGCGACCTGTCCGGGAATACACTCCAATCCTTTCAGGCCATTGAAGGTATTCGTCACGGTATCCTGTATCAGTTTGCTCCGGGCTCTCCTATCATCGAACAGAACGATGAACAGATCATCCAATCCGCCCAATACCTGGCGCGGCTCCATCAAAAAACAGAAAAACTGGTACTGTCTTATAACAGGCAGGCATATACGATCAATACGCTATTGCATGAACCTTTGCACGCAATCAGGCCAGCCTATGCATATTTCAATCTGATGGACATCTATCATCAATTGGAAACAACAGCCGCAAAACAACTTGAAACACTCGATAAACTGAACACATCCACATTCAGCACAGGATATTGCCATTATGATTTCATGCCCAAGAACTGGCACCACAATCAGCAAGGCACTATCACTTTATTCGATTTCGATTTTGCAGGCTATGGCTGGCTGCTGAATGATATCGCTTCCTATGGCATTTATCTTTCGCTCCTCAGTCCGCATAAAGATGATGCTCAAAGAAGGCTTCTGTTGTTCATCGATGCATACACGAAAATCAGGGCGCTGCATCCGGATGAACTGAAAGCCTTGCCACAACTCGGTTTCCTGTTCATTCTCTTTTATCTTAAATACCAATATGAGAATTTTGAAGACCATACCAATGTATATTTCGGTCCAAGATTCCTGAGGGAAAGAATGAAACAAATTGAGTATTACCTGAGCTTCACAGAAGGCTTATTCTAA
- a CDS encoding efflux RND transporter periplasmic adaptor subunit has protein sequence MQPLLKTNGRALKPFLTVQSYALIAGVLITSIIFSACGSSANPGQGFAAPPPPELPVVAVTTAPATTYREYAAALEGKVNVEIRPQVAGFLEKIYVDEGAFVRAGQPLFKINDREYSEVSNNAKASLSAAQANIQRAKVEVDRLTPLVAAKVISEVQLKTAQANYDAAVAAADQAKAVLGSSQINIGYTLIKAPVSGYIGRIPFKTGALVGKGEAQPLTVLSDVSEMYAYFSLSEPDFIAFKNQFAGNTLEEKVRKVPAVELLLADGSVYTQKGRLSTVDGQFDRTMGAISFRASFPNAGGTLRTGNTGRVRIPQLEQSALVVPQEATFEIQDKVFVFALADSNKVVSKPLAISGKTANYYFVSSGITAGEKIVFSGVGNLRDGMTIVPQPISADSLLKAKPL, from the coding sequence ATGCAACCATTACTGAAGACCAATGGACGAGCCTTGAAACCGTTTCTGACTGTCCAATCATACGCCCTTATTGCCGGCGTACTCATCACCTCCATTATATTTTCCGCTTGCGGTTCATCTGCCAATCCCGGACAGGGATTTGCCGCGCCGCCACCACCGGAATTACCGGTAGTTGCCGTTACCACCGCGCCAGCCACCACCTACCGTGAGTATGCTGCTGCCCTGGAAGGCAAAGTGAATGTGGAGATCCGCCCGCAGGTAGCAGGCTTCCTGGAAAAGATCTATGTAGACGAAGGCGCTTTCGTGAGAGCGGGCCAACCACTCTTCAAGATCAACGACAGGGAATACAGCGAGGTTTCCAACAATGCCAAAGCCAGTCTCAGTGCAGCACAGGCTAATATCCAGCGCGCGAAAGTGGAAGTAGACCGCCTCACGCCACTGGTTGCCGCCAAAGTGATCTCTGAAGTGCAGCTCAAAACCGCACAGGCAAATTACGATGCAGCCGTTGCTGCAGCCGATCAGGCCAAAGCAGTTTTGGGAAGCTCCCAGATCAATATCGGGTACACTCTTATCAAAGCCCCGGTGAGCGGATATATCGGCCGAATCCCTTTCAAGACCGGAGCGCTGGTTGGAAAAGGCGAAGCACAGCCACTCACCGTATTGTCTGATGTGAGCGAGATGTATGCTTACTTCTCTCTCAGCGAACCTGATTTCATCGCATTCAAGAATCAGTTCGCAGGCAATACACTGGAAGAAAAAGTAAGAAAGGTCCCTGCTGTTGAATTGCTGCTGGCTGACGGTAGCGTATATACGCAGAAAGGAAGATTGAGCACCGTTGACGGTCAGTTCGACAGAACGATGGGCGCTATCAGTTTCCGCGCCTCCTTCCCCAATGCAGGCGGCACGCTCCGCACAGGCAATACCGGAAGGGTCCGCATCCCGCAGCTGGAACAGTCTGCACTGGTGGTTCCGCAGGAAGCTACTTTCGAGATCCAGGACAAAGTGTTCGTATTCGCACTGGCAGACAGCAATAAAGTGGTGAGCAAACCGCTGGCTATCTCCGGCAAAACAGCCAATTATTATTTCGTGTCGTCCGGTATCACAGCCGGTGAAAAGATCGTGTTCTCCGGAGTAGGCAATCTCCGCGATGGTATGACCATTGTGCCCCAGCCTATCTCCGCTGACAGCCTGCTGAAGGCAAAACCGCTGTAA
- a CDS encoding MATE family efflux transporter — MNKERIGLRTEASATIKLAIPIIIGELAQMALHIIDSAMVGSIDYHQLAAVALVINTINIPLVFGIGMTIAVSQMVSMANGRNDDGQVSHYLFNGFVLCSVMGIVISLALCFGTGILYHLGQDPEVVHHAVPFMKLMSLSMIPMLMFMTLKQFTDGLEYTKTAMVLSLISLPLNVFINWLLVYGNWGAPRLELVGAGWGTLITRTLMFFVLLIVVFRHKIFQPYISVRSSQWKIRRKTMGELLHIGTASSLQLGMEAGAFAVSGIIIGTLGAVAQAAHQIALSLAAFTFMVSMGLAQAGSIRVSNSFGRKDWGLINLIGKSTMITALIYGVLCAIIFASFRFLLPQLFNDNTEVIALAATLLLFAAVFQISDATQAISAGLLRGIKDVKTPTLLIAVAYWVIGIPVGWFFAFQLDLGASGMWLGLITGLTFAAGFLAFRFLKMVKKENRSLVQALD; from the coding sequence ATGAACAAAGAGCGTATTGGACTGAGAACAGAAGCGTCAGCTACTATCAAGCTCGCCATTCCCATCATTATCGGGGAACTGGCGCAGATGGCTTTGCATATTATAGACAGCGCCATGGTGGGTTCCATCGATTATCACCAGCTTGCCGCTGTAGCCCTGGTGATCAACACCATCAATATACCATTGGTGTTTGGGATCGGCATGACTATCGCCGTTTCGCAGATGGTGAGCATGGCCAATGGCAGGAATGATGACGGACAGGTTTCGCACTATCTCTTCAATGGATTTGTGCTCTGCTCCGTGATGGGCATCGTAATATCGCTGGCACTTTGTTTCGGTACAGGTATATTGTATCATCTGGGCCAGGACCCTGAAGTGGTGCATCATGCAGTTCCATTCATGAAACTCATGAGCCTTTCGATGATCCCCATGCTCATGTTCATGACCCTCAAACAGTTCACTGACGGTCTGGAATATACGAAAACAGCGATGGTGCTGTCGCTCATATCACTTCCTCTCAATGTATTCATCAACTGGCTGCTGGTTTACGGCAACTGGGGTGCACCCAGGCTGGAGCTGGTAGGAGCGGGATGGGGCACGCTGATCACACGTACACTGATGTTCTTTGTATTGTTGATAGTGGTGTTCCGTCATAAGATCTTCCAGCCCTATATTTCCGTTCGCAGTTCACAATGGAAAATTCGCCGCAAAACAATGGGCGAGTTATTGCATATCGGTACCGCCAGCAGTTTGCAGCTGGGCATGGAAGCCGGCGCCTTTGCGGTGAGTGGAATTATTATCGGTACTCTCGGCGCCGTAGCGCAGGCTGCACACCAGATTGCACTCAGTCTTGCCGCATTCACTTTCATGGTGAGCATGGGACTGGCGCAGGCAGGCAGTATCAGGGTGAGCAATTCTTTTGGCAGAAAGGACTGGGGCCTGATCAATCTTATAGGTAAAAGCACCATGATCACAGCCCTGATCTATGGCGTACTCTGCGCCATCATCTTCGCCAGTTTCCGTTTCCTGCTTCCGCAGTTGTTCAACGATAACACAGAAGTGATTGCGCTGGCTGCTACCTTGTTGCTCTTTGCAGCTGTGTTCCAGATCAGCGATGCCACACAGGCCATCAGTGCAGGACTACTTCGTGGTATCAAGGACGTTAAAACACCTACGCTGCTGATTGCAGTGGCTTACTGGGTGATCGGTATTCCGGTTGGCTGGTTCTTTGCATTCCAGCTGGATTTGGGAGCATCGGGTATGTGGCTGGGACTGATCACAGGGCTCACCTTTGCAGCAGGTTTCCTGGCTTTCCGTTTTTTGAAAATGGTGAAGAAGGAGAACAGGAGCCTGGTGCAGGCTTTGGATTAG